Proteins encoded in a region of the Enterococcus gilvus ATCC BAA-350 genome:
- a CDS encoding ABC transporter ATP-binding protein, with translation MRNITKQFGTFKANDNINLQVRKGEIHALLGENGAGKSTLMNVLSGLLQPTSGEILMDGQKVDISSPTRANQLGIGMVHQHFMLVDAFTVTENIILGSEPKKNGMLDQKKAKAEIVRLSEEYGLKVDPDAYIRDISVGMQQRVEILKTLYRGANVLIFDEPTAVLTPQEIDELIAIMEGLIKEGKSIILITHKLDEIKKVADRCSVIRRGQYIGTVDVKDVSSQQLADMMVGRSVSFKTDKVPAVPGEVVLTVKDLVVKESRGLEAVKSLSLDVHRGEVVGIAGIDGNGQTELIQALTGLRKVESGTVTICGKDVTGKAPRHITETGVGHVPEDRHKYGLILPLPLSENIALQSYYHAPFSKNGILNYGEIDRYAKRLIEEYDVRTMGEKAPAASLSGGNQQKAIIAREVDRDPDLLIVSQPTRGLDVGAIEYIHRRLVEQRDKQKGVLLVSFELDEILNVSDRIAVIHAGEIVGIVDPKETSENELGLLMAGYSLEEARAELAKAGETNE, from the coding sequence ATGCGCAATATCACCAAGCAGTTTGGCACATTTAAAGCAAATGACAACATCAATTTACAGGTTCGAAAAGGAGAGATCCATGCTCTTTTAGGTGAAAATGGTGCCGGTAAATCGACGCTGATGAATGTTTTGTCAGGGTTATTACAACCAACTTCTGGTGAGATTTTGATGGATGGTCAAAAGGTCGATATCTCAAGTCCAACTAGAGCCAATCAATTAGGGATCGGAATGGTCCATCAGCATTTCATGTTAGTTGATGCCTTTACCGTTACAGAAAACATTATTTTAGGCAGTGAGCCAAAGAAAAACGGCATGCTGGACCAAAAGAAAGCAAAAGCTGAGATCGTGCGCTTATCTGAAGAGTACGGCTTAAAGGTCGATCCAGATGCGTACATCCGTGATATCTCAGTAGGGATGCAGCAACGGGTAGAAATTTTGAAAACCTTGTATCGAGGCGCGAATGTTCTGATTTTCGATGAACCGACCGCTGTATTGACACCGCAAGAAATCGATGAATTGATTGCAATTATGGAAGGGCTGATCAAAGAAGGCAAATCCATCATTTTGATCACGCACAAGCTAGATGAAATTAAAAAGGTAGCGGATCGCTGTTCAGTTATCCGTCGCGGACAGTACATCGGGACTGTTGACGTGAAAGATGTGAGTTCGCAGCAGTTGGCAGATATGATGGTAGGACGTTCTGTTTCATTTAAAACAGATAAAGTACCTGCTGTGCCAGGTGAAGTCGTTCTAACGGTCAAAGACCTAGTCGTGAAGGAAAGCCGCGGACTGGAAGCTGTTAAGAGCTTGTCCCTGGATGTTCATCGCGGGGAAGTTGTAGGGATCGCCGGAATCGACGGCAACGGACAAACAGAATTGATCCAAGCGTTAACGGGGTTGCGCAAAGTCGAAAGCGGGACTGTGACGATCTGCGGAAAAGATGTGACAGGCAAAGCGCCTCGTCATATTACGGAAACAGGCGTCGGGCATGTACCGGAAGACCGTCATAAATATGGACTGATCTTACCTTTGCCGCTCTCTGAAAATATTGCCTTGCAATCGTATTACCATGCGCCGTTTAGTAAAAACGGAATTTTGAATTATGGGGAGATCGATCGTTATGCCAAACGATTGATTGAAGAATACGATGTACGGACGATGGGTGAAAAAGCGCCTGCTGCATCACTTTCAGGTGGGAACCAGCAAAAAGCGATCATCGCTCGTGAAGTCGATCGTGATCCAGATCTGCTGATCGTATCACAGCCGACTCGCGGACTTGACGTAGGTGCGATCGAATATATCCATAGGCGTTTAGTAGAGCAGCGTGACAAACAAAAAGGTGTGCTGCTGGTAAGTTTTGAATTAGATGAAATTTTGAATGTCTCTGACCGTATCGCGGTTATTCACGCTGGCGAGATCGTTGGGATCGTTGATCCGAAAGAAACTTCTGAAAATGAGTTGGGGCTATTGATGGCCGGCTATAGTTTGGAAGAAGCGCGAGCAGAATTAGCAAAGGCTGGTGAGACAAATGAATGA
- a CDS encoding BMP family lipoprotein, translating into MKKAKLFGLGTVAMAALLALGACGGGGGSTDSSGGGSANEDAKHSVAIVTDIGGVDDRSFNQSAWEGLKAWGKDHDIKRGNGGYNYIQSNDASEYEQNISQAVTNGFKTVFGIGYLLADPITAAADQNADTNFVIIDSVIDGKDNVASATFKDQEAAYLAGVAAAETTKSNKLGFVGGEEGAVIDRFQAGFEKGVADTAKKLDKDISVDVQYAASFGDPAKGKALAANMYNGGVDIIYHASGGTGQGVFSEAKARNEKADEADKVWVIGVDSDQQKEGEYKSQDGKDSNFCLTSTLKGVGAAVQDISTRALEDKFPGGEHLTYGLKDGGVSLTDGFLSDEAKEAVKEAKDKVSDGDIKVPETPEKK; encoded by the coding sequence ATGAAAAAAGCAAAATTATTTGGCCTAGGTACCGTGGCAATGGCAGCATTGCTAGCATTAGGAGCTTGCGGCGGAGGCGGCGGTTCAACGGATTCTTCAGGTGGAGGATCTGCGAATGAAGATGCAAAACACAGTGTTGCAATCGTAACAGACATTGGTGGGGTGGACGACCGTTCATTTAACCAAAGTGCTTGGGAAGGCCTTAAAGCTTGGGGCAAGGACCACGACATCAAGCGAGGAAATGGCGGCTACAACTACATCCAATCAAACGATGCTTCTGAATATGAACAAAACATTTCACAAGCTGTTACGAACGGATTCAAGACAGTCTTCGGGATTGGTTACTTATTAGCTGATCCAATCACAGCGGCAGCGGACCAAAATGCAGATACAAACTTTGTTATCATCGATTCAGTTATTGACGGAAAAGACAATGTCGCTTCAGCAACATTTAAAGACCAAGAAGCAGCTTACCTAGCAGGTGTTGCAGCAGCCGAAACAACGAAATCAAACAAATTAGGTTTCGTCGGTGGTGAAGAAGGTGCCGTAATCGACCGCTTCCAAGCTGGTTTTGAAAAAGGTGTCGCAGATACTGCTAAAAAATTAGACAAAGACATTTCTGTAGACGTTCAATATGCTGCGTCATTTGGTGATCCAGCCAAAGGTAAAGCCCTAGCAGCGAATATGTACAACGGTGGAGTAGATATCATTTATCATGCTTCAGGCGGTACTGGTCAAGGGGTCTTCTCAGAAGCGAAAGCACGTAACGAAAAAGCGGACGAAGCAGACAAAGTTTGGGTTATCGGTGTCGATAGCGACCAACAAAAAGAGGGCGAATACAAATCTCAAGACGGTAAAGACAGCAACTTCTGTTTAACTTCAACACTTAAAGGTGTAGGTGCAGCGGTTCAAGATATCTCTACTCGTGCGTTAGAAGACAAATTCCCTGGCGGCGAACACTTAACTTATGGTTTGAAAGACGGCGGTGTTTCTCTAACTGACGGATTCCTTTCAGACGAAGCAAAAGAAGCTGTGAAAGAAGCGAAAGATAAAGTTTCTGACGGCGACATCAAAGTTCCAGAAACTCCTGAGAAAAAATAA
- a CDS encoding cytidine deaminase has product MNKEEWIDIAVEALDKAYVPYSHFPVGACLVTKEGKTYQGLNIENASYGLSNCAERTAFFKAVSEGERAFSHLVIAGHTPEPISPCGACRQVMAEFCDPAMPVTLVGDNGVIKETTVEGLLPYSFTDKDL; this is encoded by the coding sequence ATGAATAAAGAAGAATGGATCGACATTGCTGTCGAAGCACTCGACAAAGCGTATGTTCCGTATTCTCATTTTCCTGTAGGCGCGTGTCTCGTGACGAAGGAAGGCAAAACGTATCAAGGACTCAACATTGAAAATGCTTCTTACGGCTTATCAAATTGTGCAGAACGTACGGCCTTTTTCAAAGCTGTTTCAGAAGGCGAACGAGCATTCAGTCATTTAGTGATCGCGGGTCACACACCAGAACCAATCTCTCCATGCGGCGCTTGCCGTCAAGTCATGGCAGAGTTTTGCGACCCAGCGATGCCAGTAACCTTAGTCGGTGACAACGGTGTGATCAAAGAGACGACCGTTGAAGGATTACTGCCATACAGCTTCACGGACAAAGATTTATAA
- the deoC gene encoding deoxyribose-phosphate aldolase produces MEINRMIDHTILKADATKDDVMKIIEEAKKYRFYSVCINPTWVALGAKELQGEPVAVCTVIGFPLGANTTEVKAFEAANAISNGADEVDMVINIGELKAGNVEKVQKDIEAVVAAAKDKALVKVIIETSLLTNEEKVTACELAKAAGADFVKTSTGFSTGGATVEDVRLMRETVGPEMGVKASGGIHNAKEAEAMIEAGATRLGASSGVSIMNGLSGTGY; encoded by the coding sequence ATGGAAATCAATCGAATGATCGACCATACAATTTTGAAAGCCGACGCAACAAAAGATGATGTCATGAAAATCATCGAGGAGGCAAAAAAATATCGTTTCTATTCTGTCTGCATCAATCCTACATGGGTAGCGCTTGGCGCGAAGGAATTACAAGGTGAGCCCGTAGCTGTTTGTACAGTGATCGGATTCCCTCTAGGTGCAAATACGACAGAAGTAAAAGCATTTGAAGCAGCGAACGCTATTTCAAATGGTGCCGATGAAGTCGATATGGTCATCAATATCGGTGAGTTGAAAGCCGGTAATGTTGAGAAAGTTCAAAAGGACATTGAGGCAGTCGTTGCTGCGGCGAAGGACAAAGCGTTAGTCAAAGTCATCATTGAAACATCGTTATTGACGAATGAAGAGAAAGTGACGGCTTGTGAATTAGCGAAAGCAGCGGGAGCAGATTTTGTTAAAACGTCTACTGGATTTTCAACAGGCGGTGCGACAGTGGAAGATGTTCGCTTGATGCGCGAAACGGTAGGACCTGAAATGGGTGTCAAAGCTTCTGGCGGTATTCACAACGCGAAAGAAGCAGAAGCAATGATCGAAGCAGGAGCAACTCGTTTAGGTGCCAGCTCAGGTGTATCGATCATGAACGGACTTTCCGGTACGGGGTATTAA
- a CDS encoding pyrimidine-nucleoside phosphorylase, translating to MRMVDLIEKKRDGKPLSKEEIDFIIDGYTDGSIPDYQMSALLMAIFYQDMTDEEISHLTLAMANSGDIIDLSSIEGIKVDKHSTGGVGDTTTLVLAPLVASVGVPVAKMSGRGLGFTGGTLDKFESIPGFKIELSDQEFIDTVNKSKVAVIGQSGNLAPADKKLYALRDVTATVDSIPLIASSIMSKKIAAGADAIVLDVTTGDGAFMKDIDDAKRLAKTMVRIGKLAGRQTMAVISDMSEPLGEAIGNSLEIVEAIDTLKGNGPADLTEMCYVLGSQMVVLAKKAETLDDARALLEEALHSGKALEKFREMVKDQGGDPSVIDQTEKILTAKYDIELPAKASGYVTKLVANEIGIAAMLLGAGRKTKEDDIDHAVGIKLHKKIGDKIAEGDSLLTIYSNSEDIDHVKDLLYQNISIGDTPEEPILIHDVITE from the coding sequence ATGAGAATGGTAGATTTGATAGAGAAAAAGCGAGACGGAAAACCCCTATCAAAAGAAGAAATCGATTTTATTATTGACGGTTACACGGATGGCAGCATTCCAGATTATCAAATGAGTGCATTGTTGATGGCGATCTTTTATCAGGACATGACGGATGAAGAAATTTCTCACTTGACGTTGGCAATGGCGAATTCGGGTGACATCATTGATTTGTCTTCAATCGAAGGCATCAAAGTAGATAAGCATTCGACTGGCGGTGTCGGTGATACGACGACATTGGTTTTAGCACCACTTGTGGCAAGTGTCGGTGTTCCTGTAGCGAAAATGTCCGGACGAGGACTTGGTTTTACCGGCGGAACCTTAGATAAATTCGAATCGATCCCCGGCTTTAAAATTGAATTATCTGACCAAGAATTTATTGATACCGTAAATAAGAGCAAAGTTGCTGTAATTGGTCAGTCAGGCAATCTGGCTCCAGCAGACAAAAAGCTTTATGCGCTTCGAGATGTGACAGCGACGGTGGATTCGATCCCATTGATCGCAAGCTCGATCATGAGTAAAAAGATCGCGGCGGGTGCAGATGCGATCGTCCTAGATGTGACAACTGGCGATGGAGCCTTTATGAAGGACATTGATGATGCGAAGCGCCTGGCGAAAACGATGGTGCGGATCGGCAAGCTTGCGGGCCGACAAACGATGGCAGTCATTTCAGATATGTCTGAACCGTTAGGCGAAGCCATTGGAAACAGCCTGGAGATCGTGGAGGCAATCGATACCTTAAAAGGCAACGGTCCAGCAGATCTAACAGAAATGTGCTATGTCTTAGGCAGCCAAATGGTCGTACTTGCTAAAAAAGCAGAGACTCTTGATGACGCGAGAGCTTTATTAGAAGAAGCACTGCATTCAGGAAAAGCCTTAGAAAAATTCCGCGAGATGGTTAAAGATCAAGGTGGCGATCCATCTGTGATCGATCAAACGGAAAAAATCTTAACGGCGAAATACGACATCGAGTTACCTGCTAAAGCGAGCGGTTATGTAACCAAACTCGTAGCCAATGAGATCGGCATCGCAGCAATGCTGCTAGGTGCAGGGCGCAAAACAAAAGAAGATGATATCGATCATGCAGTAGGAATCAAGCTGCATAAAAAAATCGGAGACAAAATCGCTGAGGGGGACTCGTTACTAACGATTTATTCCAACTCAGAGGATATCGATCACGTAAAAGATTTACTTTATCAGAATATTTCTATCGGAGACACACCGGAAGAACCTATTTTGATTCATGATGTAATTACAGAATAA
- a CDS encoding LacI family DNA-binding transcriptional regulator → MSFATLKKNTERRTRMKITIKEIAELAGVSVTTVSQILNNKGSRFSEQTRKKVLAIVEEYQYKPDFFAANLINRHSKTIGMIVPDVTDFFFSKVIEGVESYLNPLGYMIILCNSRHDKEQEKRYLNELSHRSVDGILLATPNHLEDEHTLGSDFYRKHPIVLIDRGLNDRDWGQLLVQEYAGAQDVLRMLVDKGHRHIGMLKESEGYYQLTERVKAYRQVVYEYQLPFEESYICSGELTISGGYHAAKEVLKNKEITAIFCGNDEMAIGCYQAVYEAGLKIPEDISVVGFDGLEVSQYMVPPLTTVFQPSTEIGFSAAKFLVDAINFPSQRIPNKIFQTKLIIRESVKSVGHS, encoded by the coding sequence ATTTCCTTTGCTACACTTAAAAAAAATACAGAGAGAAGGACTAGGATGAAGATCACCATCAAAGAAATTGCCGAATTAGCAGGCGTTTCAGTAACGACGGTGTCGCAGATCTTGAATAATAAGGGCAGTCGATTCAGTGAGCAGACACGAAAAAAAGTCCTTGCGATCGTCGAGGAATATCAATACAAACCGGATTTTTTTGCGGCCAATTTGATCAATCGTCATTCGAAAACGATTGGAATGATCGTGCCGGATGTGACAGACTTTTTCTTTTCAAAAGTGATCGAAGGGGTGGAAAGTTATCTAAATCCTTTAGGCTATATGATTATTTTATGTAATTCACGTCATGACAAAGAGCAAGAAAAACGGTATCTAAATGAATTGTCCCATCGTTCAGTAGACGGGATATTACTGGCTACACCCAATCATCTGGAAGACGAACATACACTGGGGAGCGATTTTTATCGCAAACACCCCATCGTGTTGATCGACCGGGGACTAAACGATCGCGACTGGGGGCAGCTTTTGGTGCAAGAGTATGCGGGAGCTCAGGACGTCTTAAGAATGTTGGTAGATAAAGGTCATCGGCATATTGGGATGCTGAAAGAGAGCGAAGGCTACTACCAATTAACAGAACGTGTCAAAGCGTACCGGCAAGTTGTTTATGAGTATCAGCTTCCTTTTGAGGAGAGCTATATTTGTTCAGGGGAGCTGACTATTTCTGGCGGGTATCATGCTGCAAAAGAAGTGTTAAAGAATAAAGAGATTACAGCGATATTTTGCGGAAATGACGAGATGGCGATCGGCTGTTACCAAGCAGTGTACGAAGCGGGATTGAAGATTCCTGAAGATATTTCAGTCGTTGGATTCGACGGCTTGGAAGTAAGTCAGTACATGGTGCCGCCGCTGACGACTGTTTTTCAACCAAGTACGGAAATCGGCTTTTCTGCTGCTAAGTTTTTAGTCGATGCGATCAATTTCCCTTCTCAGCGAATTCCGAATAAAATCTTCCAAACTAAATTAATTATTCGTGAGAGTGTGAAAAGTGTAGGTCATAGTTGA
- a CDS encoding alpha/beta hydrolase, translated as MIKDYVYDDKNQLTLDIYEPETIEAAIILIHGGGWFRGDKSKEATLAERLVSDGFLVVAPSYRLAPDHIFPAAMDDLLTVYDWLAASDYQVKGKITALGSSAGGNLSLELALQRGIPAASWSGIIDLYDWVQQHPEVVAAMNQKPDFDKQASGKIDQDGANDAFYKWFVLNYVNQDEALLKQADPLSRVSDKSGPLFLANSLHELVPLTGVYKLQSQLAENGVPSEVKLITGTVHGEGYADIAYSSTIQFLKDNL; from the coding sequence ATGATCAAAGATTATGTATATGATGATAAAAATCAATTAACGTTAGACATTTACGAGCCTGAAACAATCGAAGCGGCGATTATTCTGATTCATGGAGGCGGCTGGTTCCGTGGGGACAAATCAAAGGAAGCGACGTTGGCGGAACGTTTAGTATCAGATGGGTTTCTCGTTGTCGCACCCAGTTATCGTTTAGCGCCAGACCATATCTTTCCGGCTGCAATGGATGATTTACTAACTGTCTATGACTGGCTAGCTGCCAGCGATTATCAAGTAAAAGGAAAAATCACTGCACTCGGCTCTTCAGCCGGCGGGAACTTATCGCTCGAATTGGCGTTGCAAAGAGGGATTCCAGCGGCTTCTTGGTCTGGCATCATCGATCTTTATGATTGGGTGCAGCAACACCCCGAAGTTGTTGCCGCAATGAACCAAAAGCCTGACTTTGATAAACAAGCCAGCGGAAAAATCGACCAAGACGGTGCCAACGATGCTTTTTATAAATGGTTCGTTTTAAATTACGTGAACCAAGATGAAGCGCTTTTGAAACAAGCAGATCCATTGTCTCGTGTTTCAGATAAAAGCGGCCCACTCTTCCTCGCTAACTCCCTGCATGAATTAGTGCCCCTGACTGGCGTATATAAATTACAAAGTCAATTGGCTGAAAATGGGGTCCCAAGTGAAGTAAAACTTATCACTGGCACCGTCCACGGCGAGGGCTACGCGGATATCGCTTATTCATCAACGATTCAATTTTTAAAAGACAATCTATAA
- a CDS encoding zinc-binding dehydrogenase, with product MKTKAVRLYGKKDLRLEEFELPEIKENEILASVITDSICMSTWKLANQGADHKKAPNNLAEEPIIVGHEFCGELLEVGGKWAHKYKKGERYVLQANLQLPDRPDCPGYSYPYTGGDATYIVISEDVMNQDCLIPYKGDTYFEGSLIEPLSCVIGAFEANYHLKEGSYEHKMGIKEGGNLLIMGGTGPMGLLAIDYALHGPLNPKKLVITDRDPEKLARASKLYPSQKGIEVSYVNVGDVDDQVSLLKETVGGGFDDIFVMVPVGPVVSDAAAMLNPDGCLNFFAGPQDKEFSANVNFYDVHYSFTHFVGTSGGNTEDMRKAVKLIENKQVHVANVVTHILGLDAVGETTLNQPAIGGGKKLVYTHKQSELKKVSDIDEQSDLGKILAETDGIWSQKAENYVLENYPEI from the coding sequence GTGAAAACAAAAGCAGTGCGTTTATACGGTAAGAAAGATTTGCGCTTGGAGGAATTTGAATTACCTGAAATCAAAGAAAATGAAATTTTAGCATCTGTCATCACCGATAGTATTTGTATGTCAACATGGAAATTAGCGAACCAGGGTGCCGACCATAAAAAGGCGCCAAATAATCTTGCCGAAGAGCCAATTATTGTCGGTCATGAGTTTTGTGGCGAGCTGTTGGAAGTAGGCGGAAAATGGGCGCACAAATATAAAAAGGGTGAGCGCTATGTATTACAGGCAAATCTTCAATTACCGGATCGTCCAGATTGTCCCGGCTATTCGTATCCTTATACAGGCGGCGATGCCACCTATATCGTGATCTCAGAAGATGTGATGAATCAGGATTGTTTGATTCCATACAAGGGAGATACGTATTTTGAAGGATCGCTGATCGAGCCTTTGTCGTGTGTGATTGGTGCCTTCGAAGCGAATTATCATTTAAAAGAAGGCTCTTATGAACATAAGATGGGGATCAAAGAAGGCGGCAATCTATTGATCATGGGCGGAACAGGTCCAATGGGGTTGTTGGCGATTGATTACGCATTGCATGGGCCGCTCAATCCGAAGAAGTTGGTCATTACAGATCGCGATCCTGAAAAATTGGCACGGGCTTCGAAGCTTTATCCGAGTCAAAAGGGCATTGAGGTTTCTTATGTGAATGTCGGCGATGTTGACGATCAGGTCAGTCTTTTGAAGGAAACGGTCGGCGGCGGATTTGATGATATTTTTGTCATGGTTCCAGTCGGTCCAGTCGTTAGTGACGCGGCTGCAATGCTGAATCCTGATGGGTGTCTGAATTTCTTTGCAGGGCCGCAGGACAAAGAATTTTCAGCGAATGTAAACTTTTATGACGTTCATTATTCATTTACACACTTTGTTGGGACCTCTGGCGGCAATACAGAAGATATGCGCAAAGCGGTGAAGCTGATCGAAAACAAGCAGGTCCACGTGGCAAATGTGGTGACACATATTTTAGGCTTAGATGCGGTGGGTGAAACCACGCTGAACCAGCCAGCAATTGGCGGCGGGAAAAAACTCGTTTACACCCATAAGCAATCAGAGTTGAAAAAAGTGTCAGACATCGATGAGCAATCAGATCTAGGAAAAATCTTAGCAGAGACAGACGGTATATGGAGTCAAAAAGCCGAAAATTATGTCTTAGAAAACTATCCAGAAATATAA
- a CDS encoding PTS system mannose/fructose/sorbose family transporter subunit IID — MVETKKDIYAQSQLTRKDLMTTFVFSNFQQASFNFERIHALAFCVDMIPTIRRVYKTKEEQSEALKRHLTFFNTTPAVCGPVIGVTMAMEEARASGADIDDGTINSLKVGLMGPLAGVGDPLVWGTLRPITAALGASLALSGNAMGPILFFVAFNAIRLSMKWFGLTYGFSKGMDIVKDLSGNLLQKLTEGATILGLFIMGVLVTKWTTINIPLVVSRTPGSDGETVITTVQNVLDDLVPGLPALGLTLLMMYLLKKKVSPIVLIFVLFAVGILGYWLGILA; from the coding sequence ATGGTAGAAACAAAGAAAGATATTTATGCACAGTCGCAGTTAACGAGGAAAGATTTGATGACCACCTTTGTTTTTTCAAACTTTCAGCAAGCCTCCTTCAACTTTGAACGAATTCACGCCTTGGCTTTTTGTGTGGATATGATCCCAACGATTCGTCGCGTGTATAAGACAAAAGAAGAACAGTCGGAAGCGTTGAAACGACATTTAACATTCTTCAATACGACTCCGGCAGTGTGCGGACCGGTCATCGGTGTGACGATGGCGATGGAGGAAGCGCGGGCAAGCGGAGCGGACATTGATGATGGAACGATCAATAGTTTGAAGGTTGGATTGATGGGACCGCTGGCAGGTGTAGGCGATCCGTTGGTTTGGGGAACATTGCGACCGATCACGGCGGCGTTGGGTGCATCCTTGGCATTGTCGGGAAATGCGATGGGACCGATTTTGTTCTTCGTGGCCTTCAATGCGATCCGTTTATCGATGAAATGGTTCGGTCTCACATATGGCTTCAGCAAAGGAATGGATATCGTCAAAGACCTCTCCGGCAACTTGCTGCAAAAATTAACTGAGGGAGCGACGATTTTAGGATTGTTCATCATGGGTGTTTTAGTCACAAAATGGACAACGATCAACATTCCATTGGTGGTATCCAGAACACCTGGTTCAGATGGCGAAACAGTTATTACAACGGTTCAGAATGTCTTGGATGATTTGGTGCCGGGATTGCCTGCATTAGGTTTGACGTTATTGATGATGTATTTATTGAAGAAAAAAGTCAGCCCGATCGTCTTGATCTTCGTGTTGTTTGCGGTCGGTATTCTTGGTTATTGGTTAGGAATTTTAGCTTAA
- a CDS encoding PTS mannose/fructose/sorbose transporter subunit IIC yields MELSALQIVLIFLFSCVCGMGSVLDEFQTHRPLIACTMVGLILGDVTTGIILGGTLELIALGWMNIGAAQSPDSALASVISTILVVVGQQDIQSGIAIALPVAAAGQVLTDIARTITVAFQHAADREAEKANFNKIIFLHFSALFIQALRVAIPATIVAAFVSAEMVTNMLNMIPDVITGGLAVAGGFIVVVGYAMVLNMMSVAYLMPFFYLGFVMGGYLEFSLLAFGIIGLITALVYVQLNPNFKKNEGQGNQMAAVVAGELADDELEN; encoded by the coding sequence ATGGAATTATCAGCGTTACAGATTGTACTTATTTTTCTTTTTTCATGTGTGTGTGGGATGGGCAGTGTATTGGACGAATTTCAAACCCATCGGCCATTGATCGCCTGTACGATGGTGGGGTTGATCTTAGGCGATGTGACTACAGGCATCATCTTAGGCGGGACCTTGGAATTGATCGCATTAGGCTGGATGAATATCGGCGCGGCGCAATCACCAGATTCGGCGTTGGCAAGTGTCATCTCTACGATCTTGGTTGTGGTGGGCCAGCAGGACATTCAATCAGGGATCGCGATCGCATTACCTGTTGCGGCAGCCGGGCAAGTGCTGACGGACATCGCGCGGACGATCACGGTAGCCTTCCAGCATGCAGCGGATCGTGAAGCGGAAAAAGCGAATTTTAATAAAATCATCTTCCTGCATTTTAGTGCCTTATTCATCCAAGCTTTGCGGGTAGCGATCCCAGCCACGATCGTAGCAGCATTCGTTAGTGCGGAGATGGTCACGAATATGTTGAACATGATTCCAGATGTAATTACAGGCGGATTAGCGGTAGCCGGCGGATTTATCGTAGTAGTCGGATATGCGATGGTACTGAATATGATGAGCGTGGCGTACTTGATGCCATTCTTCTATCTTGGTTTTGTGATGGGCGGTTACTTAGAATTCAGTTTATTGGCTTTCGGGATCATTGGTTTGATCACAGCGTTAGTCTATGTGCAGCTAAATCCCAACTTTAAGAAAAATGAGGGTCAAGGCAATCAGATGGCGGCGGTCGTTGCTGGCGAATTGGCCGATGATGAATTAGAAAATTAA
- a CDS encoding mannose/fructose/sorbose PTS transporter subunit IIB — protein sequence MKINLARIDDRLIHGQVATVWAKEAGAKRIIVVSKEVANDDIRKTLVKQAAPPGIKVNIVDPEKAMKVYHNPKYASETVFYLFTNPMEVLELVEMNVPITSINIGGMQFKTGRTQITKAVSVDQTEADAFRKLEASGVELDLRVVATDPKGNFEEKLKEAGF from the coding sequence ATGAAGATCAACTTAGCACGAATTGACGATCGTTTGATCCATGGGCAGGTGGCAACGGTTTGGGCAAAGGAAGCAGGGGCAAAACGAATCATTGTGGTCAGTAAAGAAGTGGCGAATGATGACATTCGTAAAACATTGGTAAAGCAAGCAGCGCCTCCTGGAATCAAAGTAAATATCGTTGATCCGGAAAAGGCAATGAAGGTCTATCACAACCCAAAATATGCGAGCGAAACAGTCTTTTATTTATTCACGAACCCAATGGAAGTGTTGGAATTGGTCGAAATGAACGTGCCGATCACATCTATCAACATCGGAGGGATGCAATTCAAAACGGGACGCACGCAAATCACCAAAGCTGTCTCTGTTGATCAAACAGAAGCAGATGCATTTCGCAAGCTGGAGGCATCAGGTGTGGAGCTGGATTTACGGGTCGTGGCGACCGATCCAAAAGGTAATTTTGAAGAAAAACTGAAGGAAGCCGGATTTTAA